One segment of Anastrepha obliqua isolate idAnaObli1 chromosome 3, idAnaObli1_1.0, whole genome shotgun sequence DNA contains the following:
- the LOC129241690 gene encoding esterase-5B-like: protein MHLNFFLLFITVFLYVLLAEAVAGDTKKFDDALIVDLPNGRIRGRDNNYFYSYESIPYAEPPLGPLRFEPPSPYTEKWSDTFDATREPIECMQWDQYKAGVNKLHGVEDCLTVNVYKPKLRPNASITQDSFPILVFIHGGSFMMGSARANGHEHFMRSGRVMVVKMNYRLGPLGFLSTEDTVIPGNFGLKDQRLALQWIKANIARFGGDPDRIMVMGFSSGGAAVHLHILSQRNFTEYARAAASISGVAFNPWAIRHKTKARALELAKGLNCPNVSSSQSIKECLQRKPASAIVRSVRNFLVFGYNPFSTFGPSIEDAAVKDAFLTRSPQAIAKSGDFAQLPWLVSYTAQDGGYNAAELLQRIPRREELIEAFNDRWYDLAPYNLFYKDTMQNVEQMDDYSVELKRRYLGDQEFSIDTYLNVQRMYTDVLFRNGVEQAIRLHRKHGRSPVYAYVYDNPGEEGIGTALSGRRDVKMGTVHGDDFFLIFNNTVRSKIRPDEQIISHKFVRMLEKFASKSDELTFGDCLFVDNVGKNEYQLMFITKDSCQNKQVTTLPSF, encoded by the exons ATGcaccttaatttttttcttttgttcataACGGTTTTCCTTTACGTTTTGCTCGCTGAAGCAGTTGCAGGCGATACCAAAAAGTTCGATGATGCATTAATCGTTGATTTACCTAATGGCAGAATACGCGGTCGAGATAATAACTATTTTTACAGTTATGAATCGATTCCGTATGCAGAGCCACCACTTGGCCCATTACGATTCGAGCCCCCAAGCCCATACACTGAGAAGTGGTCGGATACGTTTGATGCAACACGCGAGCCCATCGAGTGCATGCAATGGGATCAGTATAAGGCTGGCGTAAATAAACTTCATGGCGTCGAGGATTGTCTCACTGTAAATGTTTATAAGCCAAAATTGCGTCCCAATGCTTCAATTACACAAGATTCATTTCCAATCTTGGTGTTTATTCACGGCGGCAGCTTTATGATGGGTTCAGCGCGCGCCAATGGCCATGAACATTTTATGCGTAGTGGACGAGTAATGGTTGTTAAAATGAATTATCGTCTAGGACCATTAGGTTTTCTTAGTACCGAGGACACAGTTATTCCGGGTAATTTCGGATTGAAAGATCAACGTTTGGCGCTGCAGTGGATCAAGGCGAATATTGCACGTTTTGGCGGTGATCCAGATCGTATCATGGTGATGGGTTTCTCCTCAGGCGGCGCTGCTGTGCATTTGCATATTTTGTCACAACGAAATTTTACCGAATATGCGCGCGCGGCGGCTTCGATTAGTGGTGTAGCCTTTAATCCGTGGGCAATTAGGCACAAGACGAAGGCACGCGCGTTGGAATTAGCCAAGGGTCTTAATTGTCCAAATGTAAGTAGTTCACAGTCGATTAAAGAATGTTTGCAACGTAAACCGGCCTCCGCTATTGTGCGTAGTGTCCGAAATTTTCTGGTTTTCGGCTATAATCCTTTTTCCACATTCGGCCCAAGCATCGAAGATGCAGCAGTTAAGGATGCATTCTTAACGCGCTCACCTCAAGCGATAGCAAAATCGGGTGATTTTGCGCAGTTACCTTGGTTGGTGTCTTATACGGCACAGGATGGTGGTTATAATGCTGCGGAGCTGCTACAACGCATACCCCGCAGAGAGGAGTTAATCGAAGCTTTCAACGATCGTTGGTATGATTTAGCGCCATATAACTTGTTCTACAAGGATACTATGCAGAATGTAGAGCAGATGGATGATTACTCGGTAGAATTGAAACGCCGCTACTTAGGCGATCAAGAATTCTCAATTGACACTTATTTGAATGTGCAGCGTATGTATACGGATGTGTTATTTAGAAATGGAGTAGAGCAAGCAATTCGTTTGCATCGCAAACATGGGCGTAGCCCCGTTTATGCATATGTTTATGATAATCCGGGGGAGGAGGGTATAGGAACAGCATTATCAGGTCGAAGAGATGTAAAAATGG GTACTGTTCATGGAGATGActtctttttgattttcaataatacgGTGAGATCTAAAATTCGGCCTGACGAGCAAATAATTTCACACAAGTTCGTTAGAATGTTGGAAAAATTCGCATCAAagag tGACGAGTTAACCTTTGGGGATTGCCTATTCGTTGATAATGTTGGAAAAAATGAATACCAACTTATGTTTATTACCAAAGATTCCTGCCAAAATAAGCAAGTTACAACACTGCCGTCGTTTTAA
- the LOC129241689 gene encoding THO complex subunit 6 isoform X1 has protein sequence MKDLKLKVMYNNVISQAISESGRFLFAGNRFGDIFVQDLQDFEKTDAPRSKLRIFPQSGQTEINSLCCHRDFLIVGAIGVIYGLSWNEEKRDLSTVRKWEVKIPLDVDAVEVPDVNFLWLRAETDTLYAGCGNNIIYQINLENGSIVRDYCGHTDYIHGVTGSDKGRLFSASEDGCVLFWSEQQKEAIGRIEPAQNAQLMRPEYGKWIGAIATNEDWLICGGGPKFSIWHLGTMECMRDFAFPGKVHVCDFVEENLFVAGEHSHAQFYAMNGDIQANIPLEHTAAYSVVWQLEPIKFMSIAGYSNKLHILNDFRFLDTKVELYGNTE, from the exons AtgaaagatttaaaattaaaggtCATGTATAACAATGTGATATCACAAGCGATCTCAGAGTCTGGCCGATTTCTGTTTGCCGGTAACCGTTTTGGTGATATATTTGTTCAAGA TCTCCAGGATTTCGAAAAAACTGATGCTCCTCGATCGAAGCTACGCATTTTTCCACAATCTGGACAAACAGAAATCAACAGCCTCTGCTGTCATCGTGATTTCCTAATCGTCGGCGCCATTGGCGTTATTTACGGTCTAAGCTGGAACGAAGAAAAACGTGATTTGAGCACTGTACGCAAATGGGAAGTTAAAATTCCTCTCGACGTTGATGCTGTTGAGGTACCCGATGTGAATTTTCTGTGGCTACGCGCCGAGACGGATACTCTATATGCAGGTTGCGGCAATAATATTATTTACCAAATCAATTTGGAGAATGGAAGCATTGTACGCGACTACTGCGGGCACACTGATTACATACATGGAGTAACAGGTAGCGACAAAGGCCGCCTCTTTTCAGCTTCTGAAGATGGTTGTGTGCTCTTTTGGAGTGAACAACAAAAAGAAGCAATTGGAAGAATAGAACCAGCTCAAAACGCACAATTAATGCGACCTGAATATGGAAAATGGATAGGCGCAATTGCTACTAATGAGGACTGGTTGATTTGCGGTGGCGGACCAAAGTTTTCCATATGGCATTTGGGTACTATGGAGTGTATGCGGGACTTCGCTTTTCCAGGTAAAGTACATGTCTGTGATTTCGTGGAGGAAAACCTATTTGTTGCCGGTGAGCATAGCCATGCACAGTTTTATGCGATGAATGGTGATATACAGGCGAATATACCGCTAGAACATACCGCAGCATACTCAGTAGTGTGGCAATTGGAGCCAATCAAATTTATGTCCATCGCAGGTTACAGTAACAAGTTGCATATTTTGAATGATTTTCGCTTCTTAGACACAAAAGTGGAGTTATACGGAAACACTGAGTAA
- the LOC129240075 gene encoding 1-acyl-sn-glycerol-3-phosphate acyltransferase gamma-like: MSSLAALKRLRLIHLCIAITFFISGLVINLLQLILHVGLKPFNVVLFRRIMYYLCYSLNSQLLFVAEWYSNSKLDIYMDPDDFKKYSGKEHTMLIMNHTYEIDWLAGWMFSEKNGVLGNCKAYAKKAIAYVPAIGWAWYFAEFVFLERSFDKDKEIIARQLKEVFAYPDPVWLLLNAEGTRFTQKKHEASVKFAQERGMPLLKHHLIPRTKGFTASLPTLRGRCPAIYDINLAFKKDAKNPPTISSLLNGLPVEAYIFIRRIPLEDVPENEVEAAEWLQNLFREKDRIIDSFHTTGSFFETSGFKEVPVMRFKYRPYNMLNFILWAVFSISLILYYLVSSFLSQNWIGLSIAVGILLAIYILMVKSINMSKISKASSYGSEAQTHPKSN, translated from the exons ATGTCTTCACTTGCGGCGCTTAAAAGGTTAAGACTGATACACTTATGCATTGCCATCACTTTCTTTATATCTGGTCTGGTGATAAATCTGCTGCAGTTAATATTGCATGTGGGCTTGAAACCTTTCAATGTCGTGCTATTCAGACGCATCATGTATTACCTCTGCTATTCGCTGAACTCCC AGCTACTCTTTGTTGCCGAatggtattcgaatagtaaattAGATATTTACATGGATCCAGATGACTTTAAGAAGTATAGTGGGAAGGAGCATACCATGCTTATAATGAATCATACATATGAAATTGACTGGCTGGCCGGTTGGATGTTTTCAGAAAAGAATGGTGTTTTGGGCAACTGCAAGGCTTATGCCAAGAAAGCCATTGCATATGTGCCTGCAATTGGTTGGGCTTGGTATTTCGCGGAATTTGTCTTTTTGGAGCGTTCATTCGACAAGGATAAAGAGATAATTGCACGCCAGCTGAAAGAAGTGTTTGCCTATCCAGATCCCGTGTGGTTGCTGTTGAATGCTGAGGGCACTAGATTTACGCAGAAGAAGCACGAAGCTTCTGTTAAGTTCGCGCAAGAGCGTGGCATGCCTTTGTTGAAACACCACTTAATACCGCGCACAAAGGGTTTCACTGCAAGCTTGCCTACCTTACGTGGTCGTTGTCCAGCTATTTATGACATTAATTTGGCCTTCAAAAAGGATGCAAAG AATCCACCGACTATTTCCTCTCTACTAAACGGACTGCCGGTAGAAGCTTACATATTCATACGTCGCATTCCACTTGAGGATGTACCTGAAAATGAGGTGGAGGCTGCTGAGTGGCTTCAAAACTTGTTCCGCGAGAAAGATCGCATTATCGATAGCTTCCACACAACAGGCAGCTTCTTTGAAACGTCTGGCTTTAAGGAAGTTCCTGTTATGCGCTTTAAATATCGCCCATATAATATGTTGAATTTCATTCTTTGGGCAGTATTCTCGATATCGTTAATACTGTACTATTTAGTATCTTCATTTTTGTCACAAAACTGGATTGGGCTTTCGATTGCTGTCGGCATACTTTTGGCAA tcTACATACTTATGGTGAAATCCATTAATATGTCAAAAATCAGCAAAGCGTCATCATATGGTTCCGAAGCACAAACACATCCAAAGTCCAATTAA
- the LOC129240076 gene encoding probable serine hydrolase yields the protein MESKDDFTRRYRHAGDLTDEPPTREFAEITIPVPWGHLSGKWFGPQNCQPVLGLHGWQDNAGTFDLLMPLLSPEVPFLSIDLPGHGLSSRLPNGCYYNLVDNLYVILIVMKQYNWQKVSLVGHSMGSIIAFVFAAVFPDKVDMVIGIDALKPHQRPPASAIRTVETRMREFVKEDERNRSQEEPPSYSFDELIERIFIGTFHSINKDRCKHMLARNIQKSEKYPEKYFFSRDRRLKFYNYMVGSQELCVEMAKRIQCPYLFIKARHSSYFEDKKYYDEVLAILQMKSSFEYSEVDGSHHVHINHPERISEQVNDFINRYGPLAKQKGTTPSKL from the exons ATGGAGTCCAAAGATGATTTTACCCGGCGTTATCGCCATGCAGGAGATCTAACGGATGAACCACCGACTCGTGAg TTTGCAGAGATTACTATTCCTGTACCTTGGGGTCATTTATCCGGTAAATGGTTTGGCCCCCAAAACTGCCAACCCGTACTAGGCCTGCATGGTTGGCAAGATAATGCTGGCACATTTGACTTACTTATGCCTCTTTTGTCACCAGAGGTGCCGTTCCTTTCGATTGACCTACCCGGTCATGGACTCTCATCTCGACTGCCAAATGGTTGCTACTACAATTTGGTTGACAATTTATACGTAATATTAATTGTAATGAAGCAATATAATTGGCAAAAAGTCTCCTTAGTCGGTCATTCTATGGGCTCTATCATTGCATTTGTATTCGCCGCTGTTTTTCCGGATAAAGTGGACATGGTTATCGGTATTGATGCACTAAAACCACATCAACGTCCACCTGCCAGTGCTATACGCACAGTGGAAACGCGTATGCGTGAGTTTGTAAAGGAGGATGAACGTAATCGATCTCAGGAAGAGCCACCAAGCTATTCCTTTGATGAACTCATTGAACGCATTTTTATTGGCACATTCCATTCCATTAATAAAGACCGTTGTAAACATATGTTGGCACGCAACATACAAAAATCGGAAAAATATCCAGAGAAGTATTTCTTTAGCCGAGATCGCCGCCTAAAGTTTTACAATTATATGGTTGGATCACAGGAACTTTGTGTAGAAATGGCTAAACGTATACAGTGTCCCTACTTATTCATTAAAGCGCGTCATTCAAGTTATTTCGAGGATAAGAAGTATTATGATGAAGTATTAgcaattttgcaaatgaaatcGAGTTTTGAATATTCGGAGGTGGATGGATCCCATCATGTGCACATAAACCATCCAGAACGCATTAGTGAGCAAGTAAATGATTTTATAAATCGTTATGGCCCGCTGGCAAAGCAAAAAGGCACAACTCCGAGCAAACTATAA
- the LOC129241045 gene encoding 1-acyl-sn-glycerol-3-phosphate acyltransferase gamma-like, which yields MISLAELKKLTIVHLGIAVTFFVSGLVINLVQLILYVGLKPFNVVLFRHIMYYLCYSLYSQLIFVAEWYSNSNLYLYMDQNDFEKFSGKEHVMIIQNHSYEIDWLCGWMFADKVGCLGNCKAYAKKAISFVPVMGWAWKFAEFVFLERSFEKDSETIARQLKEVFAYPDPVWLLLNAEGTRFTQKKHEASVKFAQERGLPLLKHHLIPRTKGFTTSLPTMRGRCVAIYDTSLAFKKDAKISPTISNLLNGLSVEGHLFARRIPLEDVPENEAAAAEWLQNLYREKDRIVDSFHTTGSFFETSGFKEVPVTKLKYRTCSLVNFALWAVFSVSLILYYLVSSFLSQNWIGLSIAIGILLTIYILMVKSINMSKISKASSYGSEAKTDSKSK from the exons ATGATCTCGCTGGCGGAGCTAAAAAAACTGACAATTGTGCATTTAGGCATAGCCGTCACATTTTTTGTATCTGGTTTGGTGATTAATCTGGTGCAGTTAATATTGTATGTAGGATTGAAACCCTTCAATGTCGTGCTATTCAGACACATAATGTATTATCTTTGCTATTCGCTGTACTCAC agcTGATTTTTGTCGCTGAgtggtattcgaatagtaatttatatttatacatggATCAAAATGACTTCGAGAAGTTCAGTGGCAAGGAGCACGTAATGATAATTCAAAATCATTCATATGAAATCGATTGGTTGTGCGGCTGGATGTTCGCTGACAAAGTTGGTTGTCTGGGCAATTGCAAAGCGTATGCAAAGAAAGCGATTTCTTTTGTGCCCGTAATGGGTTGGGCATGGAAGTTCGCCGAATTCGTATTTTTGGAACGTTCGTTCGAGAAGGATAGTGAGACAATCGCGCGTCAATTGAAAGAAGTATTTGCCTATCCGGATCCCGTGTGGTTGCTGTTGAATGCTGAAGGTACTAGATTTACGCAGAAGAAACATGAAGCTTCTGTTAAATTCGCACAAGAGCGTGGTCTGCCTTTGCTAAAGCACCATTTGATACCGCGTACAAAAGGCTTTACTACTAGCCTGCCCACCATGCGTGGCCGTTGTGTAGCCATTTATGATACTAGTTTAGCCTTCAAAAAAGATGCCAAG ATTTCACCAACTATTTCCAATCTACTAAATGGATTATCGGTCGAGGGTCACTTATTTGCACGTCGTATTCCACTCGAGGATGTACCTGAAAATGAGGCGGCAGCAGCTGAATGGCTACAAAATTTGTATCGCGAAAAGGATCGAATTGTTGACAGCTTTCATACAACAGGCAGCTTCTTTGAAACATCCGGTTTTAAGGAAGTTCCTGTCACTAAACTTAAATATCGTACATGTAGTTTGGTGAACTTTGCTCTCTGGGCTGTATTTTCGGTATCATTAATACTCTACTATTTAGTGTCTTCATTTTTGTCACAAAATTGGATTGGCCTGTCGATCGCTATAGGCATACTTTTGACAA taTACATACTTATGGTGAAATCTATTAATATGTCAAAAATTAGCAAAGCTTCGTCGTATGGCTCTGAAGCGAAAACggattcaaagtcaaagtaa
- the LOC129241689 gene encoding THO complex subunit 6 isoform X2: MLLFCFEYTYSLQDFEKTDAPRSKLRIFPQSGQTEINSLCCHRDFLIVGAIGVIYGLSWNEEKRDLSTVRKWEVKIPLDVDAVEVPDVNFLWLRAETDTLYAGCGNNIIYQINLENGSIVRDYCGHTDYIHGVTGSDKGRLFSASEDGCVLFWSEQQKEAIGRIEPAQNAQLMRPEYGKWIGAIATNEDWLICGGGPKFSIWHLGTMECMRDFAFPGKVHVCDFVEENLFVAGEHSHAQFYAMNGDIQANIPLEHTAAYSVVWQLEPIKFMSIAGYSNKLHILNDFRFLDTKVELYGNTE, from the coding sequence atgttgttgttttgttttgaatatacCTACAGTCTCCAGGATTTCGAAAAAACTGATGCTCCTCGATCGAAGCTACGCATTTTTCCACAATCTGGACAAACAGAAATCAACAGCCTCTGCTGTCATCGTGATTTCCTAATCGTCGGCGCCATTGGCGTTATTTACGGTCTAAGCTGGAACGAAGAAAAACGTGATTTGAGCACTGTACGCAAATGGGAAGTTAAAATTCCTCTCGACGTTGATGCTGTTGAGGTACCCGATGTGAATTTTCTGTGGCTACGCGCCGAGACGGATACTCTATATGCAGGTTGCGGCAATAATATTATTTACCAAATCAATTTGGAGAATGGAAGCATTGTACGCGACTACTGCGGGCACACTGATTACATACATGGAGTAACAGGTAGCGACAAAGGCCGCCTCTTTTCAGCTTCTGAAGATGGTTGTGTGCTCTTTTGGAGTGAACAACAAAAAGAAGCAATTGGAAGAATAGAACCAGCTCAAAACGCACAATTAATGCGACCTGAATATGGAAAATGGATAGGCGCAATTGCTACTAATGAGGACTGGTTGATTTGCGGTGGCGGACCAAAGTTTTCCATATGGCATTTGGGTACTATGGAGTGTATGCGGGACTTCGCTTTTCCAGGTAAAGTACATGTCTGTGATTTCGTGGAGGAAAACCTATTTGTTGCCGGTGAGCATAGCCATGCACAGTTTTATGCGATGAATGGTGATATACAGGCGAATATACCGCTAGAACATACCGCAGCATACTCAGTAGTGTGGCAATTGGAGCCAATCAAATTTATGTCCATCGCAGGTTACAGTAACAAGTTGCATATTTTGAATGATTTTCGCTTCTTAGACACAAAAGTGGAGTTATACGGAAACACTGAGTAA